In Drosophila nasuta strain 15112-1781.00 chromosome 2R, ASM2355853v1, whole genome shotgun sequence, a single genomic region encodes these proteins:
- the LOC132785274 gene encoding chymotrypsin-2 produces MLWGTKCALPVLILAIVAIGNINVHAAPPMGRVVNGTDANVNDYPFVISLRGSTGSHSCGGSIVSNQFVMTAAHCVAGRTASSLSVQYGVTNIAAKGPNVVAVKRIIQHELYSPSDNYANDIALIQVAEPFEFDYKTVAPVQLPTLNFATPQVEEGAAGELIGWGLNATGGTIQTTLQRVGLKIYSDAECTSRHNGATDGRYHICGGVDEGGKGQCSGDSGGPLIYNGQQVGIVSWSIKPCTVAPYPGVYCKVSSYVEWIIKNQIILP; encoded by the exons ATGCTTTGGGGAACGAAGTGCGCTTTGCCAGTCCTGATACTGGCCATAGTAGCTATTGGTAATATCAATGTTCATGCTGCACCTCCAATGGGTCGTGTTGTGAACGGCACTGATGCCAATGTCAATGATTATCCTTTTGTG ATCTCATTGCGCGGATCAACTGGCTCGCATTCCTGCGGTGGGTCCATTGTTTCCAACCAGTTTGTAATGACAGCAGCTCATTGTGTAGCCGGACGTACCGCTTCATCACTTTCTGTGCAATATGGCGTGACGAATATCGCTGCGAAAGGACCCAACGTGGTTGCGGTTAAGCGTATAATTCAGCATGAACTCTACAGTCCATCAGACAACTATGCCAATGATATTGCGCTAATCCAAGTGGCCGAGCCCTTTGAGTTTGACTATAAAACTGTTGCCCCGGTTCAGTTGCCGACACTTAATTTTGCAACACCCCAGGTTGAGGAGGGAGCGGCTGGTGAACTTATTGGCTGGGGACTGAATGCG ACGGGTGGCACAATTCAGACAACATTGCAGAGGGTTGGTCTCAAGATTTATTCCGATGCAGAATGCACATCACGTCACAACGGAGCCACTGATGGTCGTTACCACATTTGTGGTGGAGTCGATGAGGGCGGCAAAGGACAGTGCAGCGGCGACTCCGGAGGTCCTCTGATATATAATGGCCAGCAAGTTGGCATTGTGTCTTGGAGCATCAAGCCGTGTACTGTCGCCCCCTATCCAGGTGTATACTGCAAGGTGTCTAGCTATGTCGAGTGGATTATAAAGAATCAAATAATATTGCCATAG